GGGGAAAACTTGGGATAGATCTGTGTTTAAATATGCCTCGAGATATGAGATAAAAGTGGACCTGTTTTCCTTAGAAGAAAGACTCTGCATTTAACAAGAGAGGAGGAACTAGGTGAATGTTTCCATTATGGCCTTTATATGGATGTTTTAATTTAGTTCTCTTTGCTCAAAGTGCAGGCTGACCACCTTATCTGATTTTTAACGAACGTCACTCTGCAGGTTCCTCTGGCTCTGGAGGAAAAAATGCAACTTTTGCTATTTCTAGACACTATAGCGCTTTGATGTGTTTATCGAAGCTGAGGCAAGTAAAGCTGCTGCGAAACATGATCATGCTTCCATTGACTTTCAAATCCAGTTTTACCAAAAAGACTTATTCCGTGGCTAAGTTGCACTTTACAAGCGGTGGGTGTAAaaattcttgttttatttctatGTTTGTTGTTGGTTGCAGCAGCTTTCTTCTTTCCTGAGAGAGGAATTTTTTCCCCTGTATATTATATACTATAATTAGGCCAAGGCAAACTGGACTAATCTCtagaaagtgtttttttttttttttgaaattcaaggAGGGGTGGACTCGAACCCACGACCTAATGGGTGACTAAATCTTTACATACAATCCATTCCACTGGCATGGATGCGATCTCTAGCAAGTTAATGGAAGCCAAAACCATCCCACAATCGTTCCAATCCAAAAGGTAGTTCCAATCCAAAAACTAGTTCAAGATACATGCACCTAAATgtagaaatgagaaaaaccaGAACATGTTGTCCTACTCTCTAGCAAGGGCACACACAAATATAGGAAAATAATATAGAGATACATAGCAGTTAAAATTGAAATAAGTATTACAAAATAGTTAGCTAAATTGAACTCAAAAATTGCGGAGCACTAATTAGTTTCTGAGAGAGAATTTAGATCTAAGCCTCATTGCACAGTTCCTAATAGCTTGTATCTTCTTCAATCTCTCATCATCGGTATTTAACGCAATCCAACATGATGATAAGGGATAGGATCAATGATAATTTTTTCTATCATAACCGCATTTTTAATCAAATATGTGGCAAATTCCAGTTCAGGAATTCGCCCCCAAAAACCAACAAGTTCAACTACTTTGAGGCATCGGAGTGGAGACTTTGGGACTTTTTGTGCCCTCCTCCTCCTAATAGGAGGCGCCCGCCAATTACTGAACTGCACAGCAAGGGCAAACCAAGTTACAAGTAATGCTCATTTCAAGCACAAAAACCTTACTAAACAAAGAACTCAACTCCAACAACTAGAGGTCACAGAGGTAAACTGATTTATAAAAACACTTACTAGCTCAACGGGGATAATGGAAACTGAGTTAACTAGACACTAAAGGGCTGTAAagcttaaaaatagaaaaagttatCCCTGGCGACGAGAATCAAATTAACTATGGAATTACGATattgttcaaagttcaaattaaGCTTGGCAATTCTTCTCGTTCTTCCTGCATCACATTTGTTCTTTTGATCAAAAGTTTATTTACCACTCACACAACCACGTTGGACGGACCCATCCAGTACAAGAAATAGGGTCAATAAATCACTTAATACACTGAATTGTCTCTTTAGTTGAGAGATTagacaactctcatgcacaaggatCCCCTAGTGTGAAAGTACTTTGGGCAAGATTTGAATCTTGTGAACCCTAACTGAACAATTTCCAGTTTGTCTATTATTTGTGAGGAATCCTATCAGACCCCCACCCCCAGCCAATAAGTTCTAATCTAGCATGAAGGACAAGAAAAAACAGTGTTGTCAAATTAAAAAACTGCAAAGAAACACTTGCCTGTACCACAAGTCTATCCAATGAAGGAACTGCCTTCATCAAGGAATCAAAAACAAGAAGACTGTCAAGATTATCTGCCTTTACtctcaatttcaaaaatttgaGCTTTCTCAACACAGGAAATTCTGGCGGTTCCCCATCATCATCCACATCTTCCTCCTAAATAACAACACACACATAAGACAATGTAAACAATAAAACACAAGTAATTTTTTGGAGCAAAAATAATTTACTATGGCTTAGTAAGCAAACCGGGATTATTGGCACAAATATTGTCAGCCTCTCTAGCCGAGACAGATTATTTGAAAGCCGAGGAAAGTAGGCAAAGACAAGCTCAGGAAAACGCCCTCCAATAAATACTTCGACAAGATTGGGGACATTTGCATAGCATATGTCAATTGCGGGACCGTGAAACTTGAAAGACAATAGAGTCATACGCTTTTCATCTGCAAGCAGTTATATAACTTAACTTTCTTCAAGCAATGCGATTGAACATTTAGATGGACAAGATCTTGGGAATTTGATCCTTCAATGGTCAATTTTTCGAGGAAGGGGCAAGCAGATATGAAATATTCAACAACAGCTCCACTAACATCCACGTACTTTAGCTTGAGAACTCTTAGCAAATGCAGAGTCCGAGTCCTCCAGAGAGCACTGTTGTTACATGACAGAGGGAAAGGGTAAACATTATTTTCACGCATGCCACCAACATAATAAAGCCCGAAGTCTATCACAAGTCGTTTAACACCCTTTTGGAATACAAAATTAACCCATCTATCAATATCACATTTGTACTTTGCATCCAAGTCAAAATGAACTTGAAAGTCGTATGGTGGATCCTTGATATGCCTCCAAGACACTATTTACCCGATTAACATATCCCTGCTTCTGCTCCTCAGACGGACTTCTAAATTCTCCATAAAGAGCAAGAAAAGTCTGTGAATCATCAAAATTTAAGGAGGGACAAAAAGTCCAGACTTTGAGCCATCGACGGGCAACAACACTAGTTCTTGCTGCTTCTTTCATTGTTAAGCGAGACAGAATGGACACCAGGACATCATCTGGCAGTTGACTTATCTTATCCTCTTCCACATAAATCTCTCCCTTTTCcccacacaaaaaaagaaaattacatcaAAATTATACAGTATAAGATCAGCAAAACAAGATAAGGAGAAATAAAGAATCCAACAAAAGAAGCAGTATAAAACACCTTCTTCTTTGCAAGGATGGTTGGGCATCGCTCCATTATTCTTTCCTGTATAACTGAGTTTCCTGTATAACTGAGTGAGTTAGCTGCAAAAAACAGTAGCGAACCAGATACAGAAGTCAAAAAGATGTGCAAATTCATTATATTGCAAACAAACCGATGAACATTGGCTAAAAATTGAAGGATACCTAGAAAAGCTTTGAAATTTGGACAGAAAACTAAGGATGGAATTCACACGTTGCAGATCTGAGTATGGATTCCACAATAACAACTGAACGACATAAAAAATTGGACCAAAAACTGATTAATTGAGACATCCTAATAGAAGCTTTGAACTTTTTGTCAGACGACTATAGAATAGATGGGATTCACCAAAAATCTGCAGATAATTGAGATATAAGGCTTTCAAATCTACATAGAAATTAAGCGATGACATCAACTCGTTACAATCTAAAAATTAAGACATCCCAAGAATGCAAGCTTTCCAGTTTTGAGAGAGACTTACTGGGGCAGTTCTGGGGTTCTGGTTCTCCAATCAAAACACAACTCCCATACGCTATTTCTCCTCTGCTCCGCATAGCGTTTTTATACTAAAAGAGATTAGTTAATATCCCACTCTCGCGTGGTCACGTAAAAGTCCACATCCAATTATTTAAAGCCACGCAAGCACAGCGACCCTTATACGAACCAAATCACGTACGGATTAAATGAATCTAGTGGAATAGCcgattttcttctttatttttttctcggGTGAATTGGGTGATAACATATTTTTTGGGTATGAATAATCGGACCCATTTTAATTCGTGAAAACTGTTTCAAAACACTCACTCACATGAGCAGTTTTAAATCTTTTCGGGCAGTTAAATTGTCTatgtgtaatttaaaaaaatataaagaaatatAAGTGACATTAGCTATAAATATAAAATGCTTCAATAAAATGGTGATTAggatatttaatatattttttaataaaattgtaAAAGTACCTAATTCACCAGTGGAGCTTCTTCATCAATAACGGAAGCTCATCACCATGCAACGACTCTGGAGGACGAGGAGGAGAGTAATTATCTTCGATTCTTGGTATAGACAAGAGATCCGGTCGAGAAGAACGATCTTTATCTGTTCCTCCATCTGTTACTGGACGAGAATCTTCTCATTTTCGCTAATAAGAGGTCGATCTTGTTGGAGGTGCAGGGGTCGAGCAAGTGCCCAACCAAAATCTCTAAATCTCCGATTTTAGGGGTTAATTTAGAGAATTTGATATTCAGTGAATTCCGTGTTTATTTGGTTTAATTCTTCCAAGATAATTGCGCAATTTGCTGACTCAGATTTACTAAATGttgtgaaaataaattttttgtgattAGTAATACCTAATTTTGGAATTGATTAGGGTAAtaggggatttttttttttttttgaattgaacAGATTTGTGCTGTTGGTAAGCACGCCAGCAAttcttgagacttgagagatcATTTGAAGCTAATGAAGTTTCAAAGACATGCAATTTTAATACTTGTAATTACATAGCGACTAATACTtgtaattacacaaaaaacttAAGGTAATTGGTCATTTATTACGAACTTGAACCAGACCCAGAACCAAACTTTGTATTGGGGGGTTCATTGGGCTCGTAgtcaatttcaagttttcaacacTTGAGCCCGTGAACTCCTTACTTTATATCTTGGGCTAAAGTAACGCCCATAAGCCCACTTTATAACAATTTAGGCCACCTGATTGTGGGCTTTACGACCCAATGATAGAAAGCTCATCAAACATCTTAATGTTGGCAGGGCCCAACTATTGAGCCGCCGAGTCAGCTATCAACAATAGAAGCAATCATAAAAGAATAAAGcatgaagaaggaaaaaaaaaaaaaaaggccaaatTTTTGAATACACGTCCAAGCAAATCAAAGTAACAAAACAACCAGATTGGAGTGGCAGTGAGGAATACCAGACACcaataaaagaataaagaataaagCATGAATACACATCCAAGCAAATCAAAGTAACAAACCAGTATCGATGATTATGATGTGCTTGAACTGGTAAGCATATGTCATGTCTTCAATCGAAGTGGCGCTGCTTTGTTTCTAGGGGAACATAGATAGGCACAATTTCAGTCTTGTCAAACTATGCGTCTGATTTGTCTCCACATGTCGTATGTTTAGTGGAATATGCGCACCAAGTCAACATGATAAACAGGGTATGACAATTGATTCCCTGTAAAAAGCAGAAGAGAGGTTGGAAAAGAAAGATGGAAATGAGTTCAACCACCAATGCCATTGTATGCGAGGATAGGGAATGAGCTGAAGTTTTGAAATTATGGGATCTGCAGAATAGTGCTTTTAAGAGGCATATAAACAGGGACTACATCACCGTGCTGGACTCCCTGGTAAAGCTGGGAGAGCCTAAAGAATTTGAGAAATTGCTGAAGGAGTGGGAATCATCTGGCAACTGTTATGATTTTCGAGTACCAAACATTGTATTTGTTGGGTATTGTAGAAAGGGCCTGTATAAGAAAGCAGAAGCTATACTTACAGACTTGATGAAGAAAGGAAGGGCTACCACACCAAACAGTTGGGCAAGGTTGGCAGAGGGATACTTGGATAAAGGAGAGATGACAAAAGCTGTGGATTGTATGAAAGCCGCTGTCTCTCGGGATGTGAAGAACAAAGACTGGAAGCCCAATCCAAAGGTAATTACTGCCATGTTAGGTTGCCTTGGTGATGAAGGTAGTGCTGAAGATGTAGAAGCTTTTGTGGCTTCACTGAGCTAGGACTGTCATCCCAGTGAGCAGACGAATGTATCATGCGTTGATAAAGGCAAATATAAGAGGTGGTAAAGAAGAGAATGGGATTTTCGAATATATGAAAACAGATAAAATAGATGaagataaagaaacaaaaaaatttcttggcCTGAAACAGAAGTAAAGGTTGGTTCATATGCCTTGTGTTTTCTGATTGTGTTCTGATTAATTATTGCTCATGTGATGTAAGAACTTTGACTGAATCAAGCAATTCAATATGCTGGTATTTGTTTGGTTTTAATAATGACTTCCTTAATGATGGGCTCCAATGAAGAATTGGTAACGGAAATAGTGTCTTAGCTTGGCAGGATGCCTGGGTCTCCAGTTCACCCAATGGTAGAGTAAGCCCACTCCCAGGTTTTGTTCACCAGGATACGAAGGTGGCGGAACTTATTGACCCTGTCCACTAGTGGTGGAACAGAGCTTTGCTAGAAAGGATTTGCCCTCCACCAGTGGTGAAATCTATCTGTCAGATTCCCTTATATGGCGTTAGGGGCCAAAATACTCTTGTTTGGGCTCATGAAAAATCTGGATTATTTTCTGTCTGGTCGGCCTATTGGCGTGCTCGCTCGCTCACTATATTTCCAAACTCATTCGTTGAATTCTGCAAGCCCTCCTCTGACTAGCTTTGCGTGGCCCAAGCTATGGAATCTACAAATGCCGTATAAGGTGAAATTTTTTGCCTGGAGAGCTTGTCATGATAGTCTTGCCACATATTGCAACTTGAACCGCAGAGGCATTATTGTTGATACTATGTGCATTGCCTGTGGATCCACCCCGGAATCAGCCCTTCATTTATTCAAGGAGTGCAGGAACAGGGCTGCTCTGAGAAGTTCTTGTGGTCTGCCCTCCTCCGTTTTTTCGGGGTCCTATCCATGTATAAGGAGTTGGCTTTCCGCTGTGGTAACTACCCTCTCCCCTAGCAAGCTGACTAATCTCTTCTCTTTACTTCACCATATATGGCTTGATAGAAATGGTCAAGTCCATGGGGAGGCTCCAATGACCAGTCAAGAAGTTCTTCTAGCTAGTCAAAGGTTATCCCATGATTGGCAACTAGTGCGGAACCCTCACATACAACTCCCCCGAAGAACCACTATCGTGGCTAAGTGGCAACCTCCCCCACCGGGCAAGGTCAAAATAAATGTGGATGGTAGTTGGTATTTGGGTGACCCTTACGGGGGTGTCGGGGCTGTTATTCGTGACCATTTAGGGTCTGTGTTTGGATCTGGTTTTATGCGTGTGTTTTAGGCAAGAGGCCCGACGACCATCGAAGGGGTGGTCTTTTTGTTTGGAGCTCAATTGTCCAGGGATTTGGGTTACAACAACATTATTTTGGAAGGGGATGCCTTGGAGATGGTAATTAGTATCCAGAAGTCACATACCTCCCTCCAAGTTTATGGTCACCTGTTAGAGGAAATCCATCTTATTATTGATCCCATATCTTGTGTTGTGACACATACAACCCGGGATGGTAACAGGGTTGCTGATGCCCTTGCACATTTGGGGCGTTCTTCCCCTTCTAAATGTGTTCTTGTACACGGTTTACCGCCTTCTACTATTTCACTTCATACAGTGGACTGTAATGGTTTATTTGCTTAATGAAAGTTTCATttctcctcaaaaaaaaaaaataatgacttCCTTTTAGATTTGTGCATTTCTTCTAAGATAGCATTAGGTAGCCACCGCACCTGATAATATTATTACCTAGGTATGTTACTTTGATTGCCTTGTTGGAGGTTCAGTTATATATTTTACTTGGTTTTGGTATGCATTGAATAATATTGAATCCACCATCTATTTTCCCCATGCTAAGCATGATATAGAGTATGCAGAAGGGAAATCAAATTTTTGGAAAgttcataattttttgaaagaaaaatagctAGTTTTGCAACATACGTTATATTTTATGAAATCATTGCTCGTGTAGCTTTTCCCCCGGACAAGATGTCTAATATTTACAATACTCTATTGGTTAAAGGGCGAGATACATCGGGTCACATAATTAATGTGATTTGTAAATTACAACAATTAGTATTAGGAAATAACCAAGTTCGGCTGTAGCTATGAATGCTACAAATGGTCTAATGAGAGGGATGGACATGATTGACATGGGTGCTCCTCTTAGTGAACTTATTGATGTCGATAATAACCTGTTGCATAAGTTTCCCAGTACGTTGCATAGGTACCCACAAGAAACTAGCGATGCAATTGTTTAAATCACAATATCCTAATATTGCTGGAGCCTCTTTAACTACTAAAGGAACTTAGAAAAACAGCTAAACTAGTTAATAATGGGCTTGGGCCTTGGAACCCATTCATCCTACCTAGTATCCATTTGATTGAATTCAGCCAAAATCCATGCCCAACTACCAAACACTTACAAGTTACAAGCTTGTGGCCCATTCAAGTTATTCAAATATCCACATTCACTAAATTGGGCCAATCCCAGGCCCAACAATTAAACCCTTACAACTTACATGTCTTGAAGGTTAAAAGGGTCCGGCTTTGAAGTTTGTTAGGTTTCACAATCAAACTCTCAACGTGTCATCTCCTCAGTGGTAGTATCACACTACCACTACAACAGTGTCTCTGATACAGGCCTCATAACCGTCTCCCGCGTCATCAAAAAGTAAAATGGAGGGATGACAGCAAAAATTCCCATCCAACGGTTATTCATATCATTTGAATAGCCTTTATAAATGGTGCGTCCCGTCCCATCCCCTCAACACCTCAACACCGCAACAGtagaacagtaaaaagaaaaatgcaGAGAAATTTTTGTCAATGGAAGAAGCCAGAGCCGCCCATGGCACCCTCATCACCTATCGCGCAGCGCACAAACGGTGTGTGCGTCTACTCTCCTGGCGCAAAAGGGCCAGGAGAGCTGGTGGATTTTTTCAGCAGAGTCGGCTCGACTCTGCGAGGTCCAACCGCAATGCCCTGAGGAGCGAACTGGAAGAATTCAACAACATCATGGTTGCTACCATTGTAGACTGGAAGCTCTTGAAGCCAATGATCTCTGGTCGGAATGGCACATGGAGGCCAGAGATCTGGCTGACTGACCCCACACTATATTCCGAGGTTCGCGATGCATTTGAAGGGTTGCGCCTCATCATACACCTCGCGGTCTGAGCGCTTGTTTATTGCTctgttatgttttgtttatcTCTGATAAGCTTTGGATTTATTTGCACGGTTTCGATTTTCTTGAGTCTCTGTTTCGGTTGTTTCGGTTTTCTTGAGTCTCTGTTTCGGTTGTCTTGAGTTGAGTCTGCTTTGTTTCCGTCGTTGTTTTGAGTCTGCTTTGTTTCCATCGTTTTTTTGAGTCTTTGTTTGTGGGGATTTGTTTTCGGAGTCTCTGTTTTGTTTGTGCATTTCCCCACAAACGTACATATATATGGAATGCATTGATAATTGGAGAAATGATATAAGAAACTATTAGTTGTAGAAACTATATTTGGTTGCTTTCATGTTTTAAGGTCTTCGTATGGATGTTAATCATTTTGGAGggtgaatttttttaaatataattttatctttttatttccaatagTCTGCTGGGATTCATGTAATTTCGAAGATCGTTAGCATGATGCAAAAAatactatccaactctagtgtgtcatctctttctctccttcttcttcttcttcttatgattctcgatctgaatttgttattcgttgtcttcttctccattTTTGGGCGACTTtatcctctcttcatcgccttcttcgtcgttgctcaatctggactgcatcgagttgctctgcttcgctGTTCAATCTGGGCTGTGCTTCGTTTTTTACAGATCTGGAGTATGATTCGTTTTttgtagagatgtatcactatagtatcagtatagtatcaccaacaccaaaaaaccactaaaatgatacaattaaaccagtatgcatacttcatcttcctaattacttttcctttcttgattttcttttattggtcACCTCTCTTGTTAGttctgaaaaaacatttacaagtgcagagatgtatcactatagtatcacgaagaccaaaaattcattaaaatgatacaattgaaccagtatgcatatttcttcttcctaattacttttcctttcttggttttctttttttggtttgtacatctcttgctcgttctagaaaaaacatttacagctgcagagatgtatcactatagtatcaccaacaccaaaaatccactaaaatgacata
This genomic window from Tripterygium wilfordii isolate XIE 37 chromosome 9, ASM1340144v1, whole genome shotgun sequence contains:
- the LOC120005500 gene encoding uncharacterized protein LOC120005500; translated protein: MALGAKILLFGLMKNLDYFLSGRPIGVLARSLYFQTHSLNSASPPLTSFAWPKLWNLQMPYKVKFFAWRACHDSLATYCNLNRRGIIVDTMCIACGSTPESALHLFKECRNRAALRSSCGLPSSVFSGSYPCIRSWLSAVVTTLSPSKLTNLFSLLHHIWLDRNGQVHGEAPMTSQEVLLASQRLSHDWQLVRNPHIQLPRRTTIVAKWQPPPPGKARGPTTIEGVVFLFGAQLSRDLGYNNIILEGDALEMVISIQKSHTSLQVYGHLLEEIHLIIDPISCVVTHTTRDGNRVADALAHLGRSSPSKCVLVHGLPPSTISLHTVDCNGLFA
- the LOC120005840 gene encoding uncharacterized protein LOC120005840, encoding MTLLSFKFHGPAIDICYANVPNLVEVFIGGRFPELVFAYFPRLSNNLSRLERLTIFVPIIPEEDVDDDGEPPEFPVLRKLKFLKLRVKADNLDSLLVFDSLMKAVPSLDRLVVQFSNWRAPPIRRRRAQKVPKSPLRCLKVVELVGFWGRIPELEFATYLIKNAVMIEKIIIDPIPYHHVGLR